A single region of the Corallococcus silvisoli genome encodes:
- a CDS encoding sugar ABC transporter permease, which translates to MALFSERREGFSHLPLHAVLVAFTLFTIYPILWVVSLAFSGKQSLAIATLPENPTFWDRLRAVTPWPETFSTSNFASVMTDQPFAKWMLNSAIVAIGTTVLGVFLACTAAYAFSRFKFPGQRAGMMAFLVSQMFPGTLMLIPLYIILVQWLGLGSSRLGLIIVYATTSIPFSVWMLKGYFDTIPKDLEEAALIEGASVGRIFWSVILPLAKPAVAVTALFSFMTAWNEFILAATFMDQEAMYTAPVGLRFFVGGFSQQWGYFAAGSIIVSVPVVFLFLFLQKYLVSGLTAGGVKG; encoded by the coding sequence ATGGCGCTCTTCTCGGAACGTCGCGAAGGCTTCTCCCACCTGCCGCTGCACGCGGTGCTGGTGGCCTTCACCCTCTTCACCATCTACCCCATCCTCTGGGTGGTGAGCCTGGCCTTCTCCGGCAAGCAGAGCCTGGCCATCGCCACGCTGCCGGAGAACCCCACCTTCTGGGACCGGCTGCGCGCGGTGACGCCGTGGCCGGAGACCTTCTCCACGTCCAACTTCGCGTCGGTGATGACGGACCAGCCGTTCGCGAAGTGGATGCTCAACAGCGCCATCGTGGCCATTGGCACCACGGTGCTGGGCGTGTTCCTGGCGTGCACCGCGGCGTATGCCTTCAGCCGCTTCAAGTTCCCCGGCCAGCGCGCGGGCATGATGGCGTTCCTCGTGTCCCAGATGTTCCCGGGCACGCTGATGCTCATCCCGCTCTACATCATCCTGGTGCAGTGGCTGGGCCTGGGCAGCAGCCGGCTGGGCCTCATCATCGTGTACGCCACCACGTCCATCCCGTTCAGCGTGTGGATGCTCAAGGGCTACTTCGACACCATCCCCAAGGACCTGGAGGAGGCGGCGCTGATTGAAGGCGCGTCCGTGGGGCGCATCTTCTGGAGCGTCATCCTGCCCCTGGCGAAGCCCGCGGTGGCGGTGACGGCGCTCTTCAGCTTCATGACCGCGTGGAACGAGTTCATCCTCGCGGCGACGTTCATGGACCAGGAAGCCATGTACACGGCGCCGGTGGGCCTGCGCTTCTTCGTGGGTGGCTTCAGCCAGCAGTGGGGCTACTTCGCCGCGGGCTCCATCATCGTGTCCGTGCCCGTCGTGTTCCTCTTCCTCTTCCTCCAGAAGTACCTCGTCTCCGGGCTCACCGCCGGTGGCGTGAAGGGTTAG
- a CDS encoding glucodextranase DOMON-like domain-containing protein produces the protein MINPRIAVLTLAASLSAAPALADKVSFKDPTGDDKGPGKYTYPTDPVYKPGSFDLTGFTLDQGGNKTDITIQLKASLENPWKMADGFSVQEVFVFIDTDHKVGSGFTDSPPGLNIAFAPEDAWDKVIIISPQGSSRVRAEANNKAGAMKGAVVVPTKVRASGNKITATVLNADLGEGDPTKWGYQVVMQSNEGFPADNDLLTRRVNEYEGQHRFGGGSDFNCDPHVIDVLAGQGKGDSSEVKAQYDMLAYECASDGSATKKATLKMVAGPNRPAAQAGAATPAPAPAAPEAPAPAPAPAAPAGTTDAPAPTTATPTK, from the coding sequence ATGATCAACCCCCGCATCGCAGTCCTGACGTTGGCCGCCTCGCTGTCCGCGGCCCCGGCCCTGGCCGACAAGGTGTCGTTCAAGGACCCCACCGGTGATGACAAGGGCCCGGGCAAGTACACCTACCCGACGGACCCCGTGTACAAGCCGGGCTCGTTCGACCTGACGGGCTTCACGCTGGACCAGGGCGGCAACAAGACCGACATCACCATCCAGCTGAAGGCGTCGCTGGAGAACCCCTGGAAGATGGCGGACGGCTTCTCCGTGCAGGAGGTCTTCGTCTTCATCGACACGGACCACAAGGTGGGCAGCGGCTTCACGGACAGCCCCCCGGGCCTCAACATCGCCTTCGCCCCGGAGGACGCCTGGGACAAGGTCATCATCATCTCCCCGCAGGGCTCCTCGCGCGTGCGCGCGGAGGCCAACAACAAGGCGGGCGCGATGAAGGGCGCCGTCGTGGTGCCCACCAAGGTGCGCGCCTCCGGCAACAAGATCACCGCCACGGTGCTGAACGCCGACCTGGGCGAGGGCGACCCGACGAAGTGGGGCTACCAGGTCGTGATGCAGTCCAACGAGGGCTTCCCGGCGGACAATGACCTGCTCACGCGCCGCGTGAACGAATACGAGGGCCAGCACCGCTTTGGCGGCGGCTCTGACTTCAACTGCGACCCGCATGTGATTGACGTGCTGGCCGGCCAGGGCAAGGGCGACAGCTCCGAGGTCAAGGCGCAGTACGACATGCTCGCCTACGAGTGCGCGAGTGACGGTTCCGCAACGAAGAAGGCCACGCTGAAGATGGTGGCCGGCCCGAACCGCCCCGCGGCGCAGGCGGGCGCGGCGACTCCTGCTCCGGCTCCCGCGGCCCCCGAGGCTCCGGCTCCGGCGCCCGCTCCGGCCGCTCCGGCTGGAACGACGGACGCTCCGGCGCCGACCACGGCCACGCCGACGAAGTAG
- a CDS encoding TonB-dependent receptor, translating to MKNRKNVVRGACALTVAAGLIPGAAMAQDSGPKLTIGGTTYTKYLWGNQRDQGAMYNFTTVPGEGYGDNGIGTELELLLNAKISPQVEVNGRIHSRFNQNFWTNFGGFGGDPSKPCVAGDCGEFDPRSNQYIKLRGMAVTLRPGYLIDSALIGSTDLGQFDPFVIGRVRYIDRDNASAIMLQGSNFDRKLTWDAARIALPRLWAGPGFNTGAFHARDAAYGFQAKYTPSELFDVGGIFQYANDQEINSEDNDFDNGRDLTPRYRNGVGGLKAGLHMGSWLDVRGAAYTSYSNADPVLSPANFGGIGGYSAVLAGHHTDQTYMLNASLNDPLDVGLSLNFQLFSIGADYVAVMASRREADVLLTEGHDGSFAFPGPSNASYGVYKGNPTRIGYGGWTSEAQQVATINVDNDFTDFDEPMAETAIGWKGVTANPVYTNGALEVGGEYSFITYNTNWQAYGNDQQSLNNTTYPGTELDSGVGHNFRTAYQPFQDKKTHLVALRAKYVVDVLKGIDVFGKFKYIHESDKRMNDPRFLPFQQGACPGGAVACDNSLVNEYSAGNSTSGLYGNPAVITNSDGVTGYQFKPFDNIADDDRLLDYTTFTAGAGYQFTDDLYVSASYSKFFADLLDGNTAFQAYNNHEMASGKHNKNQLLVKARYILSGVEFGLEGQYAFGTFRPDFGDGFVVQYADDSISADHGVAVGSRGFTNRNGGWNSLEERNFEHVRVKAFMKAQF from the coding sequence ATGAAGAATCGCAAGAACGTGGTGCGGGGAGCGTGTGCGCTCACCGTGGCGGCCGGCCTGATTCCTGGGGCGGCCATGGCGCAGGACAGCGGCCCCAAGCTCACCATTGGCGGCACGACCTATACCAAATACCTCTGGGGCAATCAGCGCGACCAGGGCGCGATGTACAACTTCACGACAGTTCCCGGTGAGGGCTACGGCGACAACGGTATCGGCACGGAGCTGGAGCTCCTGCTGAACGCGAAGATCTCCCCGCAGGTGGAGGTCAACGGCCGCATCCACAGCCGCTTCAACCAGAACTTCTGGACGAACTTCGGTGGCTTCGGCGGTGACCCGTCCAAGCCCTGTGTCGCGGGCGACTGCGGCGAGTTCGACCCGCGCTCCAACCAGTACATCAAGCTGCGCGGCATGGCGGTGACGCTGCGTCCGGGCTACCTCATCGACTCGGCGCTCATCGGTTCGACGGACCTGGGCCAGTTCGACCCGTTCGTCATCGGCCGCGTCCGCTATATCGACCGCGACAACGCGTCGGCCATCATGCTGCAGGGCTCCAACTTCGACCGGAAGCTCACGTGGGACGCGGCGCGCATCGCGCTCCCCCGGCTCTGGGCCGGCCCGGGCTTCAACACGGGCGCGTTCCACGCGCGTGACGCCGCCTACGGCTTCCAGGCGAAGTACACCCCCTCCGAGCTCTTCGACGTGGGCGGCATCTTCCAGTACGCCAACGACCAGGAGATCAACTCCGAGGACAACGACTTCGACAACGGCCGTGACCTCACGCCTCGCTACCGCAACGGCGTGGGCGGTCTGAAGGCGGGCCTGCACATGGGCTCGTGGCTGGACGTGCGCGGCGCCGCGTATACGTCGTACTCCAACGCGGACCCGGTGCTCTCGCCGGCGAACTTCGGCGGCATTGGTGGCTACAGCGCGGTGCTGGCGGGCCACCACACCGACCAGACGTACATGCTGAACGCGTCCCTCAACGACCCGCTGGACGTGGGCCTGTCGCTGAACTTCCAGCTGTTCAGCATTGGCGCGGACTACGTGGCGGTGATGGCCAGCCGCCGCGAGGCGGACGTGCTGCTCACCGAAGGTCACGACGGCAGCTTCGCGTTCCCCGGTCCGTCCAACGCGTCCTACGGCGTCTACAAGGGCAACCCCACCCGCATCGGCTACGGCGGCTGGACGAGCGAGGCCCAGCAGGTCGCCACCATCAACGTGGACAACGACTTCACGGACTTCGACGAGCCCATGGCGGAGACGGCCATCGGTTGGAAGGGCGTGACGGCGAACCCGGTCTACACCAACGGCGCGCTGGAGGTGGGCGGTGAGTATTCCTTCATCACCTACAACACCAACTGGCAGGCGTACGGCAACGACCAGCAGTCGCTGAACAACACCACGTACCCCGGCACGGAGCTGGATTCGGGCGTGGGCCACAACTTCCGCACCGCCTACCAGCCCTTCCAGGACAAGAAGACGCACCTGGTCGCGCTGCGCGCCAAGTACGTGGTGGACGTGCTGAAGGGCATCGATGTGTTCGGCAAGTTCAAGTACATCCACGAGTCGGACAAGCGCATGAACGACCCGCGCTTCCTGCCGTTCCAGCAGGGCGCGTGCCCGGGTGGCGCGGTGGCGTGCGACAACTCGCTCGTCAACGAGTACAGCGCTGGCAACAGCACCTCCGGCCTGTACGGCAACCCGGCGGTCATCACGAACAGCGACGGTGTCACGGGCTACCAGTTCAAGCCGTTCGACAACATCGCGGACGACGACCGCCTGCTGGACTACACGACGTTCACCGCGGGCGCGGGCTACCAGTTCACGGATGACCTGTACGTGTCCGCCAGCTACTCCAAGTTCTTCGCGGACCTGCTGGACGGCAACACGGCGTTCCAGGCGTACAACAACCATGAGATGGCGTCCGGCAAGCACAACAAGAACCAGCTGCTGGTGAAGGCGCGCTACATCCTGTCCGGCGTGGAGTTCGGTCTGGAGGGCCAGTACGCGTTCGGCACCTTCCGTCCCGACTTCGGCGACGGCTTCGTGGTGCAGTACGCGGACGACTCCATCTCGGCCGACCACGGCGTGGCGGTGGGTTCGCGCGGCTTCACCAACCGCAACGGCGGCTGGAACAGCCTGGAAGAGCGCAACTTCGAGCACGTGCGCGTCAAGGCGTTCATGAAGGCGCAGTTCTAG
- a CDS encoding glucodextranase DOMON-like domain-containing protein, with protein sequence MLPRRRVSALLLASSLAACSGGKTREDALLFRLTDPVGDDHGDGELVYPRRTDLGRGDLDMVAVAAFADGEATRFEVTFAHPIARPSRAQALDLEGATVAERARHGFYTFNVDLYVDTDRAAGSGRTDTLPGRGLTLAPDSGWEKAVVLTPRPYEAREALRKHWRQAALEDYEKKTGPIGGKVEAELNAATEQALEARVFFPTIIQVSGRTVMFQVPDRFLGGHARADWGYAVAVTGASLERRVALGGMFGGDVTANQRLMAMGIAPGEATYDRFGGGRKGDASQSPVVDLLVQPGTTQEEVLGPTKPAWSAVVPAGGKVAPAAVVAPAAGTEGAGAPEVAPAGTEDMSVPGVAVPGVEDARRVDPPSPAP encoded by the coding sequence GTGCTCCCGCGCCGCCGCGTGTCCGCGCTCCTGCTCGCCTCCTCCCTGGCCGCGTGTTCCGGCGGCAAGACGCGCGAGGACGCGCTGCTGTTCCGGCTGACGGATCCGGTGGGGGATGACCACGGCGACGGGGAGCTGGTGTATCCGCGCCGGACGGACCTGGGGCGGGGCGACCTGGACATGGTGGCGGTGGCGGCGTTCGCGGATGGCGAGGCGACGCGCTTCGAGGTGACGTTCGCCCACCCCATCGCGAGGCCGTCGCGCGCGCAGGCGTTGGACCTGGAGGGCGCCACGGTCGCGGAGCGCGCGCGGCACGGCTTCTACACATTCAACGTGGACCTGTACGTGGACACCGACCGGGCGGCGGGCTCCGGGCGCACGGACACGCTGCCGGGGCGCGGGCTCACGCTGGCGCCGGACTCCGGGTGGGAGAAGGCGGTGGTGTTGACGCCGCGCCCGTACGAGGCGCGGGAGGCCCTGCGCAAGCACTGGCGTCAGGCGGCGCTGGAGGACTACGAGAAGAAGACGGGCCCCATTGGCGGCAAGGTGGAGGCGGAGCTGAACGCGGCCACGGAGCAGGCGCTGGAGGCGCGGGTGTTCTTCCCCACCATCATCCAGGTGAGCGGGCGCACGGTGATGTTCCAGGTGCCGGACCGCTTCCTGGGGGGACACGCGCGGGCGGACTGGGGTTACGCGGTGGCGGTGACGGGCGCGTCCCTCGAGCGGCGCGTGGCGCTGGGCGGGATGTTCGGCGGGGATGTCACCGCGAACCAGCGGCTGATGGCGATGGGCATCGCGCCGGGAGAGGCCACCTACGACCGCTTCGGCGGAGGCCGCAAGGGCGATGCGTCGCAGTCGCCGGTGGTGGACCTGCTGGTGCAGCCGGGCACGACGCAAGAGGAGGTGCTGGGGCCCACGAAGCCGGCGTGGAGCGCGGTGGTCCCCGCGGGCGGTAAGGTGGCCCCGGCGGCGGTGGTGGCCCCGGCGGCGGGCACGGAAGGCGCGGGTGCGCCGGAGGTCGCTCCGGCGGGCACGGAGGACATGTCGGTGCCAGGGGTGGCCGTGCCCGGTGTGGAGGATGCAAGGCGCGTGGATCCGCCGTCGCCCGCTCCGTGA
- a CDS encoding alpha-amylase family glycosyl hydrolase produces the protein MRPLRGLSLCSAALLSACASSSPSPGINPPAPGSVILAAPAGDGWYRGAVFYEVFVRSFQDSNGDGVGDLPGLISRLDYLNDGNPATTDDLGVDALWLMPVFASPSYHGYDVVDYERIQTAYGSLDDLKRLCDEAHRRGMRVILDFVINHTSASHPWFVDSASSPQSAKRDWYQWRANNPAWNQPWDTYSQTNTWHERNGAWYYGVFWGGMPDLNLQTPAVREEVKRLATLWLERGVDGFRLDAARYLIETGGGAGQSDTPETHAFWKEFSAHVRSVKPDAVLVGESWSETPSVAKYYGSTATVPGGDELPLNFNFPMSTRVLEGINAGSSGGVAAKLLEMRNNYPAGVADAPFLTNHDMVRLATQFSNDTSKLGLAAAVLLTLPGAPFLYYGEELGLGNGAGNNDEAKRTPMPWTAAPGGGFTTGTPWYGFSSGRETANVEAQRASPGSLLSRYRSLIHARQGSEALRTGGLRLFTATTGVSRTLAFVRMLDDEQVLVVHNFSNAQEAVGPFDVEGTTAEPLFVDPGVAPLTGASGAWKTSIPPRSTGIWRVQ, from the coding sequence ATGCGTCCCCTCCGCGGCCTCTCCCTGTGCAGCGCGGCCCTGCTGTCAGCCTGCGCGAGCTCCTCGCCGTCGCCCGGCATCAACCCGCCCGCGCCTGGAAGCGTCATCCTCGCCGCGCCGGCCGGAGACGGGTGGTATCGGGGCGCGGTCTTCTACGAAGTGTTCGTCCGCAGCTTCCAGGACTCCAACGGCGACGGCGTGGGGGACCTGCCGGGGCTCATCTCGCGGCTGGACTACCTGAACGACGGCAACCCGGCGACGACGGACGACCTGGGCGTGGATGCGCTGTGGTTGATGCCGGTGTTCGCGTCGCCCAGCTACCACGGCTACGACGTGGTGGACTACGAGCGCATCCAGACGGCGTATGGCTCGCTGGATGACCTGAAGCGGCTGTGTGACGAAGCGCACCGCCGGGGCATGCGCGTCATCCTCGACTTCGTCATCAACCACACCAGCGCCTCGCATCCGTGGTTCGTGGACTCGGCGTCGTCGCCGCAGTCAGCGAAGCGCGACTGGTACCAGTGGCGCGCGAACAACCCGGCGTGGAATCAGCCGTGGGACACCTACTCGCAGACCAACACGTGGCATGAGCGCAACGGCGCCTGGTACTACGGCGTCTTCTGGGGCGGCATGCCGGACCTGAACCTCCAGACGCCCGCGGTGCGCGAAGAGGTGAAGCGCCTGGCCACGCTGTGGCTGGAGCGCGGCGTGGATGGCTTCCGGCTGGATGCCGCGCGCTACCTCATCGAGACAGGCGGAGGCGCGGGCCAGTCCGACACGCCGGAGACGCACGCGTTCTGGAAGGAGTTCTCCGCGCACGTGCGGTCGGTGAAGCCGGACGCGGTGCTGGTGGGAGAGAGCTGGAGCGAGACGCCGTCGGTGGCCAAGTACTACGGCTCCACCGCGACGGTGCCGGGCGGGGACGAGCTCCCGCTCAACTTCAACTTCCCCATGTCGACGCGAGTGCTGGAGGGCATCAACGCGGGCAGCAGCGGCGGCGTGGCGGCGAAGCTGCTGGAGATGCGCAACAACTACCCGGCGGGCGTGGCGGACGCGCCGTTCCTCACCAACCACGACATGGTGCGGTTGGCGACGCAGTTCTCCAACGACACGTCGAAGCTGGGGCTGGCGGCGGCGGTGCTGCTGACGCTGCCGGGCGCGCCGTTCCTCTACTACGGCGAGGAGCTGGGGCTGGGGAACGGCGCCGGAAACAACGACGAGGCCAAGCGCACGCCGATGCCCTGGACGGCCGCGCCGGGCGGAGGGTTCACCACGGGCACGCCGTGGTACGGCTTCTCCTCCGGCCGGGAGACGGCGAACGTGGAGGCGCAGCGCGCATCACCGGGTTCGCTGCTGTCGCGCTACCGGTCGCTCATCCACGCGCGTCAGGGCTCGGAGGCGCTGCGCACGGGAGGCCTGCGGCTCTTCACGGCGACGACGGGGGTGTCCCGCACGCTCGCGTTCGTGCGCATGCTGGACGACGAGCAGGTGCTGGTGGTGCACAACTTCTCCAACGCCCAGGAGGCCGTGGGGCCATTCGACGTGGAGGGCACGACGGCGGAGCCGCTGTTCGTGGATCCCGGCGTGGCGCCGCTGACAGGAGCCTCGGGGGCGTGGAAGACCAGCATCCCGCCGCGCTCCACGGGCATCTGGCGGGTGCAGTAG
- a CDS encoding DUF4032 domain-containing protein has protein sequence MSHPARRLHSLHIRQGHPDFLDLPWELPLEAWPERSPRVVEVPRGLSRHVVVFVSYGATIYAFKETPARVAQREYDVLRGLEDRRLPSVCPVGLAVQTEADQESAPGDRPGMLITQYLASSLPYRALFMHQGLERYRSRLLDAMAGLLVRLHLGGFFWGDCSLSNVLFRRDAGELQAYAVDAETSELHEQLSAGQREMDLQIMEENVAGGLADLAARVELAEELPQELEAWQETASSIRQRYERLWAEINREIILQPDESYRIHERIRTLNDLGFSVGEVELVASGQGSQLRMRTIVTDREYHRHQLHTLTGIVAEERQASLLLNEVREMKATLTRKLDRSVPLSVAAFRWLDERYHPTLSRLQKELGRVADTAELYCQVLEHKWFLSERARRDVGLDAALQDYVMLTRKQPGIAPLLEDASRAASGSTEEEEAPAGGPGASRPVG, from the coding sequence ATGTCCCACCCCGCGCGCCGCCTCCACTCCCTGCACATCCGGCAGGGCCACCCAGACTTCCTCGACCTCCCGTGGGAGCTGCCGCTGGAGGCGTGGCCGGAGCGTTCACCCCGCGTGGTGGAGGTGCCGCGCGGGCTGTCGCGCCACGTGGTGGTCTTCGTCAGCTACGGCGCCACCATCTACGCCTTCAAGGAGACGCCCGCGCGCGTGGCCCAGCGCGAGTACGACGTGCTGCGCGGCCTGGAGGACCGGCGCCTGCCGTCGGTGTGTCCCGTGGGGCTGGCGGTCCAGACGGAGGCGGACCAGGAGTCCGCGCCGGGGGACCGGCCCGGGATGCTCATCACGCAGTACCTGGCGTCGTCGCTGCCGTACCGCGCGCTGTTCATGCACCAGGGCCTGGAGCGCTACCGCTCGCGGCTGCTGGACGCGATGGCGGGCCTGCTGGTGCGGCTGCACCTGGGCGGCTTCTTCTGGGGCGACTGCTCGCTGTCCAACGTGCTCTTCCGCCGCGACGCGGGCGAGCTGCAGGCGTACGCGGTGGACGCGGAGACGTCCGAGCTGCACGAGCAGCTGTCCGCCGGTCAGCGGGAGATGGACCTGCAAATCATGGAGGAGAACGTCGCCGGAGGCCTGGCGGACCTGGCCGCGCGCGTGGAGCTGGCGGAGGAGCTGCCCCAGGAGCTGGAGGCCTGGCAGGAGACGGCCAGCAGCATCCGCCAGCGCTATGAGCGGCTGTGGGCCGAGATCAACCGGGAGATCATCCTCCAGCCTGACGAGAGCTACCGCATCCACGAGCGGATCCGCACGCTCAACGACCTGGGCTTCTCCGTGGGGGAGGTGGAGCTGGTCGCGAGCGGGCAGGGCAGCCAGCTGCGCATGCGCACCATCGTCACGGACCGCGAGTACCACCGGCACCAGCTGCACACGCTCACCGGCATCGTCGCGGAGGAGCGGCAGGCGAGCCTGCTGCTCAACGAGGTGCGGGAGATGAAGGCCACGCTGACGCGCAAGCTGGACCGCAGCGTGCCCCTGAGCGTGGCCGCGTTCCGCTGGCTGGACGAGCGCTACCACCCCACGCTGTCCCGCCTCCAGAAGGAGCTGGGCCGCGTCGCGGACACGGCGGAGCTCTACTGCCAGGTGCTGGAGCACAAGTGGTTCCTGTCCGAGCGCGCGAGGCGCGACGTGGGCCTGGACGCGGCCCTCCAGGACTACGTGATGCTCACCCGCAAGCAGCCCGGCATCGCGCCGCTGCTGGAGGACGCCTCGCGGGCCGCGAGCGGGAGCACGGAGGAGGAGGAGGCTCCCGCCGGCGGGCCCGGGGCCTCGCGCCCGGTGGGGTGA
- a CDS encoding metallophosphoesterase has protein sequence MAGEPTRPRGDRQDTTPAPWEDPGPKPPPQLVRERGSATATKPQKHADMVRWLHPTQVLRTGLDAVVATVFGARADHRLIEAVVRPQAPYFDYSEEAGADGDLWLDYVSDIGDGWDSTYAVARLLALPELNLPEEGGKVHATPRGRVLVFGGDEVYPGASRETYEERTVQPYEAAMRRSQAPHPDLFVIPGNHDWYDGLSAFMRLFCAQRWLAGRRTRQTRSYFALKLPRKWWLIGTDVQLNSDIDVPQVEYFRQVAEQMGADDRVILCNAEPAWVLAAARRAKGSYLENNLEYLEEKVLGRRICVFLAGDLHHYRRHEDDTGQHRITAGGGGAFMHPTHAPAAPVLRDGSTLRKCFPDEATSRRLARKNLLLIRYSPLFGLITGLWYLLLALAAYAEVGSLGLSRLPDVASAVANSMVNRPWTLILGMVTMGGLAGLADAALGRWRALLGGLHGAAHIAAAFWVAWGATYFTVSKLGICPELMPDGAHCTDGWMHLAGKFFFSCTLTFVGGFLVGPFITGVYLWLCVNFFGAHSNEAFGALALPDWKNFLRMRIGKDGALTIYPVGLERVPRKWKPTGAGPMAPAFDPDDPRATEPFLIEPPIRIGG, from the coding sequence ATGGCGGGTGAGCCCACGCGGCCCCGGGGGGACCGCCAAGACACCACGCCCGCGCCCTGGGAGGACCCAGGGCCCAAGCCGCCGCCGCAGCTGGTGCGCGAGCGGGGCAGCGCCACCGCCACGAAGCCCCAGAAGCACGCGGACATGGTGCGCTGGCTGCATCCCACGCAGGTGCTGCGCACGGGCCTGGACGCGGTGGTGGCCACGGTGTTCGGCGCGCGCGCGGACCACCGGCTCATCGAAGCGGTGGTGCGTCCGCAGGCGCCCTACTTCGACTATTCGGAGGAGGCCGGCGCGGACGGCGACCTCTGGCTGGACTACGTCTCCGACATCGGCGACGGCTGGGACTCCACCTACGCGGTGGCCCGCCTGCTGGCGCTGCCGGAGCTGAACCTCCCCGAGGAGGGCGGGAAGGTCCACGCCACGCCGCGCGGCCGGGTGCTGGTCTTCGGCGGGGACGAGGTCTACCCGGGCGCCAGCCGAGAGACCTACGAGGAGCGCACGGTGCAGCCCTACGAGGCCGCCATGCGCCGCTCGCAGGCGCCCCACCCGGACCTGTTCGTCATCCCGGGCAACCACGACTGGTACGACGGGCTGTCCGCCTTCATGCGGCTGTTCTGCGCGCAGCGCTGGCTGGCCGGGCGACGCACGCGGCAGACCCGCAGCTACTTCGCGCTGAAGCTGCCGCGAAAGTGGTGGCTCATCGGCACGGACGTGCAGCTCAACAGCGACATCGACGTGCCCCAGGTGGAGTACTTCCGCCAGGTGGCCGAGCAGATGGGCGCCGACGACCGCGTCATCCTCTGCAACGCGGAGCCCGCGTGGGTGCTCGCGGCGGCCCGCCGCGCCAAGGGCAGCTACCTGGAGAACAACCTGGAGTACCTGGAGGAGAAGGTGCTGGGGCGGCGCATCTGCGTCTTCCTCGCGGGGGACCTGCACCACTACCGCCGGCACGAGGACGACACCGGCCAGCACCGCATCACCGCGGGCGGCGGCGGCGCCTTCATGCACCCCACGCACGCGCCCGCGGCCCCCGTGCTGCGCGACGGCTCCACGCTGCGCAAGTGCTTCCCGGACGAGGCCACGTCGCGGCGGCTGGCGCGCAAGAACCTGCTCCTCATCCGCTACAGCCCGCTGTTCGGCCTCATCACCGGGCTGTGGTACCTGCTGCTCGCGCTGGCGGCGTACGCGGAGGTGGGCTCGCTGGGCCTGTCCCGCCTGCCGGACGTGGCGTCGGCGGTGGCCAACAGCATGGTCAACCGCCCGTGGACGCTCATCCTCGGGATGGTGACGATGGGGGGGCTCGCGGGGCTGGCGGACGCGGCGCTGGGGAGGTGGCGCGCGCTGCTGGGCGGACTGCACGGCGCCGCGCACATCGCGGCGGCGTTCTGGGTCGCGTGGGGCGCCACGTACTTCACGGTGAGCAAGCTGGGCATCTGCCCGGAGCTGATGCCGGACGGAGCGCACTGCACGGACGGGTGGATGCACCTGGCCGGCAAGTTCTTCTTCTCGTGCACCCTCACGTTCGTGGGCGGCTTCCTCGTGGGCCCGTTCATCACCGGCGTGTACCTCTGGCTGTGCGTGAACTTCTTCGGCGCGCACTCCAACGAGGCCTTTGGCGCGCTCGCGCTGCCGGACTGGAAGAACTTCCTGCGCATGCGCATCGGGAAGGACGGGGCGCTGACCATCTACCCCGTGGGCCTGGAGCGCGTGCCGCGCAAGTGGAAGCCCACGGGCGCCGGGCCCATGGCGCCCGCGTTCGACCCGGACGACCCCAGGGCCACCGAGCCGTTCCTCATCGAGCCGCCCATCCGCATCGGCGGTTGA
- a CDS encoding acyl-CoA thioesterase, with product MSNAALKDFPVVVPFTVHWSEMDAFGHVNNARTFTWFESARIAYLARIGLVGPSGAGTERTTAEGVGPILANTHADYLRPVVFPVSLVAGARVARVGTSSITFEHVVAGADDGVLYTRGGSIIVTLRYATHEKVPVPPAVRTAIELLEGRPAAGQT from the coding sequence ATGTCGAATGCGGCCCTGAAGGACTTCCCCGTCGTCGTGCCCTTCACCGTGCACTGGAGCGAGATGGACGCGTTCGGGCACGTCAACAACGCCCGGACGTTCACCTGGTTCGAGTCCGCGCGCATCGCGTACCTGGCGCGCATCGGTCTGGTGGGCCCGTCTGGCGCGGGGACGGAGCGGACGACGGCGGAGGGCGTTGGGCCCATCCTGGCCAACACGCACGCGGACTACCTCCGGCCGGTGGTGTTCCCGGTGAGCCTGGTGGCGGGGGCGCGCGTCGCTCGGGTGGGCACGTCCTCCATCACCTTCGAGCACGTGGTGGCGGGCGCGGACGACGGGGTCCTCTACACGCGCGGGGGCTCCATCATCGTGACGCTGCGCTACGCCACGCACGAGAAGGTGCCGGTCCCGCCGGCGGTGCGGACCGCCATCGAGCTGCTGGAGGGCCGTCCGGCCGCTGGACAGACGTAG